From Bradyrhizobium symbiodeficiens, the proteins below share one genomic window:
- a CDS encoding Do family serine endopeptidase: MTDRIDLSNLPSFRQPRRSVFSARRFALMASVVAGLGAAVYGFSPSTSPADLFSTPAHAQVNNEVRKVERPVGFADVVERVKPSVISVKVNIKEKTASNDDGDDSSSPFQPGSPMERFFRRFGGPDGFPGAKGGRGRVVQGQGSGFFISADGYAVTNNHVVDGADKVEVTTDDGKTYSAKVIGTDQRTDLALIKVEGGSNFPFAKLADAKPRIGDWVLAVGNPFGLGGTVTAGIVSASGRDIGNGPYDDFIQIDAPVNKGNSGGPAFDTNGEVMGVNTAIYSPSGGSVGIAFSIPASTVKSVVAQLKDKGSVSRGWIGVQIQPVTSDIADSLGMKKAEGALVAEPQANGPAAKAGIESGDVITAVNGETVKDARELARTIGGMAPGATVKLNVLHKGQDKVVNMTLGQLPNTVEAKADNDNDSGKGASKGTDVPKLGMTVAPANSVAGAGKEGVVVTEVDPKSAAAERGFKEGDVILEVGGKSVATAGDVREAITAARTDNKNSVLMRVKSGGQSRFVAVPLAKG; this comes from the coding sequence ATGACCGACCGTATCGACCTCTCGAACCTTCCGTCCTTCCGGCAGCCGCGCCGGTCGGTGTTCTCCGCGCGCAGGTTCGCGCTGATGGCCTCGGTCGTCGCCGGTCTCGGCGCAGCCGTCTATGGCTTCAGCCCGTCGACATCGCCGGCCGACCTGTTCTCGACCCCGGCTCATGCGCAGGTCAACAACGAGGTTCGCAAGGTCGAGCGTCCGGTCGGGTTCGCCGACGTCGTCGAGCGCGTGAAGCCGTCGGTGATCTCGGTGAAGGTCAACATCAAGGAGAAGACAGCGAGCAACGATGACGGCGATGATTCCTCCTCGCCGTTCCAGCCGGGCTCGCCAATGGAGCGCTTCTTCCGCCGCTTCGGCGGTCCGGACGGCTTCCCTGGCGCGAAGGGCGGCCGTGGCCGCGTCGTGCAGGGCCAGGGCTCCGGCTTCTTCATCTCGGCTGACGGTTATGCGGTGACCAACAACCACGTGGTCGACGGCGCCGACAAGGTTGAGGTGACCACCGACGACGGCAAGACCTACAGCGCCAAGGTGATCGGCACCGACCAGCGCACCGACCTCGCGCTGATCAAGGTCGAGGGCGGCTCGAACTTCCCGTTCGCCAAGCTTGCCGACGCCAAGCCGCGGATCGGCGACTGGGTGCTCGCGGTCGGCAATCCGTTCGGCCTCGGCGGCACAGTGACTGCCGGCATCGTCTCGGCCAGCGGCCGCGACATCGGCAACGGTCCCTATGACGATTTCATCCAGATCGACGCGCCCGTGAACAAGGGCAATTCCGGCGGTCCGGCTTTCGACACCAACGGCGAGGTGATGGGCGTCAACACGGCGATCTATTCGCCCTCCGGCGGCAGCGTCGGCATCGCGTTCTCGATTCCGGCGAGCACCGTGAAGAGCGTGGTCGCCCAGCTCAAGGACAAGGGCTCAGTCAGCCGCGGCTGGATCGGCGTGCAGATCCAGCCCGTGACCTCCGATATCGCCGACAGCCTCGGCATGAAGAAGGCCGAAGGCGCGCTGGTGGCGGAGCCGCAGGCCAACGGTCCGGCCGCGAAGGCCGGCATCGAGTCCGGTGACGTGATTACGGCGGTCAACGGCGAGACGGTCAAGGACGCCCGTGAGCTTGCCCGCACCATCGGCGGCATGGCGCCCGGCGCGACCGTGAAGCTCAACGTGCTGCATAAGGGCCAGGACAAGGTCGTGAACATGACGCTCGGCCAATTGCCGAATACGGTCGAGGCCAAGGCGGACAACGACAATGACAGCGGCAAGGGTGCGAGCAAGGGGACCGACGTGCCCAAGCTCGGCATGACCGTTGCCCCCGCCAATTCGGTGGCCGGCGCCGGCAAGGAAGGCGTCGTGGTGACCGAAGTCGATCCGAAGAGCGCCGCGGCCGAACGCGGCTTCAAGGAAGGCGACGTGATTCTCGAAGTCGGCGGCAAGAGCGTGGCCACCGCCGGCGACGTCCGCGAGGCCATCACCGCGGCGCGGACCGACAACAAGAACAGCGTCCTGATGCGCGTGAAGAGCGGCGGCCAGTCGCGCTTCGTCGCGGTGCCCCTCGCCAAGGGCTGA
- a CDS encoding response regulator transcription factor encodes MRLLIIEDDRESADYLVKAFREVGHIADHASDGEEGLAMAENGDYDVLVVDRMLPKRDGLSLIGALRDQDNTTPVLILSALGQVDDRIKGLRAGGDDYLPKPYSFAELLARVEVLSRRRGGPAEDTLYRVGDLELDRLSHRVARGKDELTLQPREFRLLEYLMKHAGQVVTRTMLLENVWDYHFDPQTNVIDVHISRLRSKIDKGFERPLLHTIRGAGYMIRDGIR; translated from the coding sequence ATGCGCCTCCTCATCATTGAAGACGACCGCGAATCCGCCGATTACCTCGTGAAGGCATTTCGCGAGGTCGGACACATTGCCGACCACGCCAGCGACGGCGAGGAAGGACTCGCCATGGCCGAAAACGGCGATTACGACGTGCTGGTGGTCGATCGCATGCTGCCCAAGCGCGACGGCCTGTCGCTGATCGGCGCGCTGCGCGATCAGGACAACACCACGCCGGTGCTGATTCTTTCTGCGCTCGGACAGGTCGACGACCGCATCAAGGGCCTGCGCGCCGGCGGCGACGACTATCTGCCGAAACCCTACTCCTTCGCCGAGCTCCTGGCCCGGGTCGAGGTGCTGTCGCGCCGCCGCGGTGGTCCGGCCGAGGACACGCTCTACCGCGTCGGCGATCTCGAGCTCGACCGGCTCTCGCATCGCGTCGCCCGCGGCAAGGACGAGCTGACGCTGCAGCCGCGCGAATTCCGCCTGCTCGAATATTTGATGAAGCATGCCGGCCAGGTGGTGACCCGCACCATGCTCTTGGAGAACGTCTGGGACTATCATTTCGATCCGCAGACCAACGTGATCGACGTGCACATCTCGCGGCTGCGCTCCAAGATCGACAAGGGCTTCGAGCGCCCGCTGCTGCACACGATCCGCGGCGCCGGGTACATGATCCGTGACGGCATTCGGTAA
- a CDS encoding sensor histidine kinase: MTAFGKLVRTTAFRLTLVYLLLFAMFAASLLAYFAWNTRRLITEEITQTVNAETSEISEIYGRRGLRGLVLAIEYRALRPGANLYLVTTPTGQAIAGNVGSLAPGVMATRGWSETAYRRIEDADDRDHRALVRVTELENGFRLLIGRDLAERRRLFGIVAKAAQWSILIVVVLGLGGGIFVARRVLRRIDAMTGTAQRIMTGDLSGRLPVGRSGDELDRLAENLNAMLERIEALMAGLKEVSDNIAHDLKTPLTRLRNRAEEALAKSGCEADYRAALERTIEESDGLIRTFNALLMIARAESGQARGNMDDFDAAEVAGGIHELYEPLAEDDGMTLKVKAEPTPVHANRELVSQALANLVENAIKYGKPVAQTGGTVVSMDARPITIEARRDGDKVLLSVTDRGPGIPEADRAHAVERFVRLEASRTLPGSGLGLSLASAVATLHGGELKLGDAQPGLVATLVLPARAGAGDRVAPPIPDVPQKVA, encoded by the coding sequence GTGACGGCATTCGGTAAACTCGTCCGCACCACGGCGTTCCGGCTGACGCTGGTCTATCTGCTGTTGTTCGCGATGTTCGCGGCCTCGCTGCTGGCCTATTTCGCCTGGAATACGCGACGGCTGATCACCGAGGAGATCACGCAGACGGTCAATGCCGAGACCTCGGAGATCTCCGAGATCTACGGCCGCCGTGGCCTGCGCGGCCTGGTGCTTGCGATCGAGTATCGGGCGCTGCGGCCGGGCGCCAACCTCTATCTCGTGACCACGCCGACCGGACAGGCGATCGCCGGCAATGTCGGCTCGCTGGCGCCCGGCGTGATGGCGACGCGCGGCTGGTCGGAGACCGCCTACCGGCGGATCGAGGACGCCGACGACCGCGACCATCGTGCGCTGGTGCGTGTCACCGAACTGGAAAACGGCTTCCGGCTGCTGATCGGCCGCGACCTCGCCGAGCGGCGTCGCCTGTTCGGCATCGTCGCCAAGGCGGCGCAATGGTCGATCCTGATCGTCGTCGTGCTCGGTCTGGGCGGCGGCATCTTCGTCGCGCGCCGCGTGCTCCGGCGCATCGACGCCATGACCGGGACTGCGCAGCGCATCATGACCGGCGATCTCAGCGGGCGTCTTCCCGTGGGGCGTAGCGGTGACGAGCTCGACCGCCTCGCCGAAAACCTCAATGCCATGCTGGAGCGGATCGAGGCGCTGATGGCTGGCCTGAAGGAGGTCTCCGACAACATCGCCCACGACCTCAAGACGCCGCTGACGCGCCTGCGCAACCGCGCCGAGGAGGCGCTGGCGAAATCGGGCTGCGAAGCCGATTACCGGGCGGCGCTGGAACGGACCATCGAGGAATCCGACGGCCTGATCCGCACCTTCAACGCGCTGCTGATGATCGCGCGCGCCGAGTCCGGGCAGGCGCGCGGCAACATGGATGATTTCGACGCGGCCGAGGTCGCCGGTGGCATCCACGAGCTCTACGAGCCGCTCGCCGAGGACGACGGCATGACGTTGAAGGTCAAGGCCGAGCCGACACCGGTTCACGCCAATCGCGAATTGGTCAGCCAGGCGCTCGCCAATCTGGTCGAGAATGCGATCAAATACGGCAAGCCGGTCGCACAGACCGGCGGAACCGTGGTCAGCATGGACGCTCGCCCGATCACGATCGAAGCAAGGCGCGATGGCGACAAGGTGCTGCTCAGCGTCACCGATCGCGGTCCCGGCATCCCCGAGGCCGACCGCGCGCATGCCGTCGAACGATTCGTGAGGCTGGAAGCGAGCCGCACGCTGCCGGGCTCCGGCCTCGGTCTCAGCCTCGCCTCGGCGGTTGCGACATTGCATGGCGGTGAGTTGAAGCTGGGCGATGCCCAGCCCGGTCTCGTCGCCACGCTGGTGCTGCCCGCGCGCGCCGGGGCCGGCGACAGGGTTGCTCCGCCAATACCGGATGTGCCACAGAAGGTGGCATGA
- a CDS encoding bifunctional [glutamine synthetase] adenylyltransferase/[glutamine synthetase]-adenylyl-L-tyrosine phosphorylase codes for MNHSAPGNADKHGESLAARFAEAPHIAASTTDERRFDNWLAELEPAQLARLEALLAHPFARDILTGIAEFSPYLFDLVRTEPLRLIRLLECDPDTHLPALIAEARGGVLAATDEAEVMRLLRRMKAEAALLTALCDIGGVWPVMRVTAALTDVAVSSVQAALQYLLRQEAARGKLSPPNPEAPEEGCGLIVLAMGKMGAGELNYSSDIDLIVFFDPDSTTLAADIEPQPFFVRVTQGMARILQQRTYDGYVFRVDLRLRPDPSSTQVAISRDAALNYYEREGRTWERAAMIKARACAGDAKAGEALLAEIAPFVWRKHLDFAALADVHDMKRQMQTYRGQSEVAVEGHNVKVGRGGIREIEFFAQTQQLIAGGRHPELRVRPTLKALDILASSNWITPTARDELAIAYEFLRRVEHRLQMIADEQTHALPEDKEAVERFARFFGYPDREAFATDLLRQLEIVQGHYEKLFEGDDPTGTAKLPALDYSAGPDDPRLLQHLATLGFKKPAAVAQTVCDWITGDYRVFRNEATRNAFVEFVPALIDGLAHAEEPDRAVVAFDDFLGALQRGGRLITLLGQNRDLVALVALVLGAAPRLGEMLARQPQLMDGLIDPRFFGAMPDRQELSGRLAATVQDAGSYEEFLDRLRLFGQESLFLIGTRILSGTVSAQQASTAFADVAEGIVHTVHGLVADRFAAQHGRIKGQETAIIAMGRLGSREMTASSDLDLILLYDFDGEAPDSDGPKSLQGAHYFARFTQRLISAFTTRTNYGVLYEIDMRLRPSGRAGPVASSLVSFADYQANEAWTWEHMALTRARVVSASPEFRMRIERVIRDVLTRHRDSGITANDVADMRRAIAQEKGEADCWDLKYAAGGMVDIDFIAQYLQLVHAHDKPEILDVGTVQVLDNACRLGVLPQSETEILRAAARLYHDLTQILRLCVSDRFKPETAGTDLQRVMARAGDAPDFSSLEARVKETQSEVRRVFRALLEGTPPSAR; via the coding sequence ATGAACCACTCCGCGCCGGGAAACGCGGACAAGCATGGTGAGAGCCTCGCCGCACGCTTCGCGGAGGCTCCCCATATTGCCGCTTCCACAACCGACGAACGACGTTTTGACAATTGGCTGGCCGAGCTCGAGCCGGCGCAATTGGCCCGTCTCGAAGCGTTGCTGGCTCATCCCTTCGCGCGGGATATCCTGACCGGCATCGCGGAATTCTCGCCTTATTTGTTCGATCTGGTGCGCACTGAGCCGCTGCGCCTGATCCGGCTGCTCGAATGCGATCCGGATACGCATCTGCCTGCGTTGATCGCGGAGGCGAGGGGCGGGGTACTGGCCGCGACGGATGAAGCCGAGGTGATGCGGCTGCTCCGCCGCATGAAGGCCGAGGCGGCGCTTCTCACCGCTCTGTGCGACATCGGCGGGGTCTGGCCGGTGATGCGGGTGACGGCGGCGCTGACCGATGTCGCGGTGTCCTCGGTGCAGGCGGCGCTCCAATACCTGCTGCGGCAGGAAGCCGCACGTGGCAAGCTCTCGCCGCCCAATCCCGAGGCGCCCGAAGAGGGCTGCGGGCTGATCGTGCTGGCGATGGGCAAGATGGGCGCGGGCGAGCTGAACTATTCCAGCGACATCGATCTCATCGTGTTCTTCGATCCCGATTCGACGACGCTGGCGGCGGACATCGAGCCGCAACCGTTCTTCGTGCGGGTGACGCAGGGCATGGCGCGCATCCTGCAGCAGCGCACCTATGACGGCTATGTGTTCCGCGTCGATCTGCGCCTGCGGCCCGATCCGTCCTCGACGCAGGTGGCGATCTCCAGGGACGCCGCGCTGAACTATTATGAGCGGGAGGGGCGCACCTGGGAGCGCGCCGCAATGATCAAGGCGCGGGCCTGCGCCGGCGACGCCAAAGCGGGCGAAGCTTTGCTGGCCGAGATCGCGCCCTTCGTCTGGCGCAAGCATCTCGACTTCGCCGCGCTCGCCGACGTCCACGACATGAAGCGGCAGATGCAGACCTATCGCGGCCAGAGCGAGGTCGCGGTGGAGGGGCACAACGTCAAGGTCGGCCGCGGCGGCATCCGCGAGATCGAGTTCTTCGCGCAGACCCAGCAATTGATCGCCGGCGGCCGCCATCCGGAATTGCGGGTGCGGCCGACGCTGAAGGCGCTCGACATTCTCGCCTCCAGCAACTGGATCACCCCTACGGCGCGCGACGAGCTCGCCATTGCGTATGAATTCCTGCGCCGGGTCGAGCATCGCCTCCAGATGATCGCCGACGAGCAGACCCACGCGCTGCCCGAAGACAAGGAGGCGGTCGAGCGTTTTGCGCGCTTCTTCGGCTATCCGGATCGCGAAGCCTTTGCGACCGACCTGCTGCGGCAGCTCGAGATCGTGCAGGGGCACTATGAAAAACTGTTCGAGGGCGACGATCCGACCGGCACGGCCAAGCTGCCGGCGCTCGACTACAGTGCCGGTCCCGACGATCCGCGCCTGCTCCAGCACCTTGCAACGCTCGGCTTCAAGAAGCCGGCCGCCGTTGCGCAGACGGTGTGCGACTGGATCACCGGCGACTATCGCGTATTCCGCAATGAGGCGACGCGAAACGCCTTCGTCGAGTTCGTTCCTGCCCTGATCGACGGCCTCGCTCATGCCGAGGAGCCGGATCGCGCCGTCGTGGCGTTCGATGATTTCCTCGGGGCGCTCCAGCGCGGCGGCCGGCTGATCACGCTGCTCGGTCAGAACCGCGATCTCGTTGCGCTGGTGGCGCTGGTGCTGGGGGCCGCGCCGCGGCTCGGGGAGATGCTGGCGCGGCAGCCGCAGCTGATGGACGGCCTGATCGACCCGCGCTTCTTCGGCGCCATGCCGGACCGGCAGGAATTGTCGGGACGGTTGGCCGCGACCGTGCAGGACGCCGGCTCCTACGAAGAGTTCCTCGACCGCCTGCGGCTGTTCGGGCAGGAGAGCCTGTTCCTGATCGGCACGCGGATTCTTTCCGGCACCGTCTCGGCGCAGCAGGCGAGCACGGCCTTCGCCGATGTCGCCGAGGGCATCGTCCACACCGTGCACGGCCTCGTTGCCGACCGCTTCGCCGCCCAGCACGGCCGCATCAAGGGACAGGAGACCGCGATCATCGCGATGGGCCGGCTCGGCAGCCGCGAGATGACGGCGTCGTCCGATCTCGACCTGATCCTGCTCTACGATTTCGACGGCGAGGCCCCGGACTCGGACGGGCCGAAATCGCTTCAGGGCGCGCATTATTTCGCCCGCTTCACCCAGCGCCTGATCAGCGCCTTCACGACCCGCACCAATTACGGCGTGCTCTACGAGATCGACATGCGGCTGCGTCCTTCAGGCCGCGCCGGTCCCGTCGCCTCGAGTCTGGTCTCGTTCGCGGATTATCAGGCCAACGAGGCCTGGACCTGGGAGCACATGGCGCTCACGCGCGCCCGCGTGGTGTCGGCTTCGCCGGAATTCCGGATGCGGATCGAGCGCGTCATCCGCGATGTCCTGACCCGTCACCGCGATTCCGGAATCACCGCCAACGACGTCGCCGACATGCGGCGCGCGATCGCCCAGGAGAAGGGCGAGGCCGATTGCTGGGATCTCAAATACGCTGCCGGCGGCATGGTCGACATCGACTTCATCGCGCAATATCTCCAGCTCGTGCACGCGCACGATAAGCCGGAAATTCTCGACGTCGGTACGGTGCAGGTGCTCGACAACGCCTGTAGGCTCGGCGTGCTTCCGCAATCGGAGACCGAGATCTTGCGTGCGGCCGCACGGCTCTATCACGACCTCACGCAGATCCTGCGGCTGTGCGTCAGCGACCGCTTCAAGCCGGAAACCGCCGGCACCGATCTGCAGCGCGTGATGGCGCGGGCCGGCGATGCGCCGGATTTTTCCTCGCTGGAGGCGCGTGTGAAGGAGACGCAGAGCGAGGTGCGGCGCGTGTTCAGGGCGCTGCTGGAAGGGACGCCGCCTTCAGCGAGGTGA
- a CDS encoding formate dehydrogenase subunit delta, which translates to MSPDRLIYMANQIGKFFQSQGHNKAVPGIAEHIKKFWDPRMKRAIFAHLDAGGAGLEPDVREALTSLKAASLPAAP; encoded by the coding sequence ATGTCGCCTGACCGCCTGATCTACATGGCCAACCAGATCGGCAAGTTCTTCCAGAGTCAGGGCCACAATAAAGCCGTGCCGGGGATTGCCGAGCACATCAAGAAGTTCTGGGATCCCCGGATGAAGCGCGCGATCTTCGCCCATCTCGACGCCGGCGGCGCGGGCCTGGAGCCTGACGTCCGCGAGGCGCTCACCTCGCTGAAGGCGGCGTCCCTTCCAGCAGCGCCCTGA
- the fdhD gene encoding formate dehydrogenase accessory sulfurtransferase FdhD — MHVPVQAIDRETWRDGVASEGVRLIPEETPLALTYNGGTYAVMMGTPQNLEDFAVGFSLSEGIVKSADDIRSLEVVRLDDGIELRMWLAAEDAARIGERRRYVAGPTGCGICGIESIAEAVRPAAVVPHGQTFTPEQIMAAMQAIAPLQSINLQTRAVHAAAFWSPAGHIVGLREDVGRHNALDKLAGALARGRTDTRGGMVLLTSRVSVEMVQKAAAIGAPVMVAVSAPTALAVRTAEAAGITLIAIARQDGFEIFTHGGRIVARHATEVADVA; from the coding sequence ATGCATGTCCCAGTCCAGGCCATCGACCGGGAGACCTGGCGCGACGGCGTCGCGTCGGAGGGCGTGCGGCTGATCCCGGAGGAGACGCCGCTGGCGCTGACCTACAACGGCGGCACCTATGCCGTCATGATGGGGACGCCGCAGAACCTGGAAGATTTTGCCGTCGGCTTCAGCTTGAGCGAAGGCATCGTCAAATCGGCCGACGACATCCGGTCGCTCGAAGTGGTCCGCCTCGACGATGGCATCGAGCTCAGGATGTGGCTGGCGGCGGAAGACGCCGCGCGCATCGGCGAGCGCCGTCGCTACGTCGCGGGACCCACCGGCTGCGGCATCTGCGGCATCGAGTCCATTGCCGAGGCCGTGCGCCCCGCAGCGGTCGTGCCGCACGGCCAGACCTTCACGCCCGAGCAGATCATGGCGGCGATGCAAGCGATCGCGCCGCTGCAATCGATCAATCTGCAGACCCGCGCGGTTCACGCCGCCGCGTTCTGGTCCCCAGCCGGCCACATCGTCGGGCTGCGCGAGGATGTCGGCCGCCACAATGCGCTGGACAAGCTCGCCGGCGCGCTGGCGCGCGGCCGAACAGATACGCGCGGCGGCATGGTGCTGCTGACGAGCCGCGTCTCGGTCGAGATGGTGCAGAAGGCAGCCGCAATCGGCGCACCGGTGATGGTCGCGGTGTCCGCGCCGACCGCGCTTGCGGTGCGTACGGCGGAAGCCGCCGGCATCACGCTGATCGCGATCGCACGGCAGGACGGATTCGAGATATTTACGCACGGCGGCCGGATCGTGGCTCGCCATGCCACGGAGGTTGCCGATGTCGCCTGA